Proteins found in one Pyxidicoccus trucidator genomic segment:
- a CDS encoding MopE-related protein, with product MKTPAKQALASVQVPETVAAGAYHSLALRKSGEVWAWGNNLSGQLGTASTQSTASPARVPGLPGVKALAAGISHSLALDLTGQVWAWGQNASGQVGLGSVGGTVLTPTKVAGLPLIQRIAAGGSYSLALDADGKVWAWGQNTSGQVGTGAISLTVATPVQVTGLPPIQAIAGGVNHALALDVDGNVWAWGQNTSGQVGTGAASTSVLVPVKVAGLPGAKAIAAGAGHSLVIDTQFGNVWAWGQNNFGQVGTGSSTTTPVLAPTPVGGVFAGTSIVAGHYFSLVIMGNGFVKAWGQNNFGQIGNGTTTNSPGSVDVTELGDAKAISAGAQHALAVRPGCPVWAWGSNGQGRLGNGSMSEVPATVPTQSQLTNTFYFDGDGDGFGDEFANEQACTPSPGFVEEIDCDDFTSATHPGAAEACNGVDDNCDTVVDDGNPGSNLACPTTNLGVCAAGTTACTDGTVVCVQNVQPSNEQCDGLDNDCDGEADEGNPGGSKSCSTGLQGVCASGVTYCTTGTLHCVQQTAASSEVCDAKDNDCNGSVDDGLATKTWYRDADGDGYGSASTTTQNCLQPAGYVANALDCNDANASTRPGAAEACDGVDNNCNGQVDENVQPTWYWDGDRDGYGNPSVKILACSQPGGYVSNAVDCNDASAISHPWAGEVCDALDNNCNGQVDEGVQPTWYRDADKDAYGNPNVKTLACSQPSGYVSNSRDCNDSKSTIKPGAKEVCDGVDNDCDGREDEGVTTTYFRDADGDRFGKASAPKQACSSAPSGYVSNGTDCNDANATTYPGALEYCWDAVDSNCNGTIYDCG from the coding sequence ATGAAGACCCCGGCGAAGCAGGCGCTCGCCTCGGTGCAAGTGCCGGAGACCGTGGCGGCGGGGGCCTATCACTCCCTGGCCCTGCGCAAGAGTGGGGAGGTCTGGGCTTGGGGCAACAACCTGTCTGGCCAGCTCGGGACGGCAAGCACCCAGTCCACGGCCAGCCCCGCGCGGGTCCCGGGGCTCCCTGGAGTGAAGGCCCTCGCGGCCGGTATCAGCCACTCGCTCGCGCTGGACCTCACCGGCCAGGTCTGGGCATGGGGTCAGAACGCCTCCGGCCAGGTGGGGCTCGGTAGCGTTGGCGGCACGGTGCTGACTCCCACGAAGGTGGCGGGACTCCCCCTCATCCAGCGCATCGCGGCTGGTGGAAGCTACTCGCTGGCGCTGGATGCGGACGGCAAGGTGTGGGCCTGGGGGCAGAACACCTCTGGCCAGGTGGGCACCGGTGCCATCAGCCTCACGGTGGCGACCCCCGTGCAGGTGACAGGGCTTCCGCCCATTCAGGCCATCGCCGGTGGAGTGAACCACGCGCTGGCACTGGATGTTGACGGCAACGTGTGGGCATGGGGACAGAACACCTCCGGCCAGGTGGGCACAGGCGCTGCCAGCACCTCGGTGCTGGTCCCCGTCAAGGTCGCGGGGCTACCGGGTGCCAAGGCCATCGCAGCGGGCGCCGGTCACTCACTGGTCATCGATACGCAGTTTGGAAACGTCTGGGCCTGGGGCCAGAACAACTTCGGGCAGGTTGGCACCGGCAGCAGCACCACCACGCCCGTCCTGGCTCCCACTCCGGTGGGAGGCGTGTTCGCCGGTACTTCCATCGTCGCTGGCCACTACTTCTCTCTGGTCATCATGGGGAACGGCTTCGTGAAGGCCTGGGGCCAGAACAACTTCGGGCAGATCGGCAACGGCACCACGACGAACAGTCCCGGGTCCGTGGACGTGACAGAACTGGGAGACGCGAAGGCGATCTCGGCCGGCGCGCAGCATGCACTGGCCGTGCGCCCGGGGTGCCCGGTATGGGCATGGGGCAGCAACGGTCAGGGACGGCTCGGAAATGGCTCCATGTCCGAGGTCCCCGCGACGGTCCCGACGCAGAGCCAGCTCACCAATACGTTCTACTTCGATGGCGATGGTGACGGATTTGGCGATGAGTTCGCCAACGAGCAGGCGTGTACGCCCTCCCCAGGCTTCGTGGAAGAGATCGACTGTGACGACTTCACGTCGGCCACGCACCCTGGGGCGGCGGAGGCGTGCAACGGCGTGGACGACAACTGCGACACGGTCGTGGACGACGGCAATCCGGGGAGCAACCTGGCCTGCCCGACGACGAATCTGGGCGTCTGCGCCGCCGGGACCACTGCATGTACCGATGGCACAGTGGTCTGTGTGCAGAACGTGCAGCCCTCGAACGAGCAGTGTGATGGGCTCGACAATGACTGTGATGGGGAAGCGGATGAAGGCAACCCGGGTGGCTCGAAGTCCTGCTCGACTGGATTGCAGGGCGTGTGCGCCAGCGGAGTGACCTACTGCACGACTGGCACCCTCCACTGCGTACAGCAGACGGCTGCCTCGAGCGAGGTATGCGACGCGAAGGACAACGACTGCAATGGCTCGGTGGATGACGGTCTGGCCACAAAGACGTGGTATCGCGATGCGGACGGTGACGGCTACGGCAGCGCGAGCACCACGACGCAGAACTGCCTGCAGCCCGCCGGTTACGTCGCGAACGCACTGGATTGCAACGACGCGAACGCGAGCACCAGGCCCGGTGCCGCGGAGGCGTGCGACGGAGTGGATAACAACTGCAATGGCCAGGTGGACGAAAACGTGCAGCCGACGTGGTACTGGGATGGGGATAGGGATGGCTACGGCAACCCGAGCGTGAAGATCCTGGCTTGCTCGCAGCCGGGCGGGTACGTGTCCAACGCTGTCGACTGCAATGACGCAAGCGCCATCAGCCATCCGTGGGCCGGGGAGGTATGTGACGCCCTGGACAACAACTGCAACGGTCAGGTGGACGAAGGCGTGCAGCCGACGTGGTACCGGGATGCGGATAAGGATGCCTACGGCAACCCGAACGTGAAGACCCTGGCGTGCTCGCAGCCGTCCGGGTACGTGTCGAACTCCAGGGACTGCAATGACTCGAAGTCGACCATCAAACCCGGGGCCAAGGAGGTATGCGACGGCGTCGACAACGACTGTGATGGCCGTGAAGATGAGGGCGTGACGACGACCTACTTCCGGGACGCGGACGGAGACCGCTTCGGCAAGGCGAGCGCACCGAAACAGGCCTGCTCGTCAGCACCCTCTGGCTATGTGAGCAATGGCACGGATTGCAACGATGCCAACGCGACCACCTATCCGGGAGCCCTTGAGTATTGCTGGGACGCTGTGGACAGCAACTGCAACGGCACCATCTACGACTGCGGGTGA
- a CDS encoding GFA family protein, with the protein MTELKSYEGGCHCGKVRYSVKLDLTQPMLSCNCSICQKSGTLLGFVPVDQFALKSGEESLTDYQFNKKVIHHLFCSTCGVRSFGRGTGPDGKEMRAINVRCLDNVDLEQLNVMKYNGRAS; encoded by the coding sequence ATGACCGAGCTCAAGAGCTACGAAGGCGGCTGTCACTGCGGGAAGGTTCGCTACTCCGTGAAGCTGGACCTCACCCAGCCCATGCTGTCGTGTAACTGCTCCATCTGCCAGAAGTCGGGGACCCTCCTGGGGTTCGTACCCGTGGACCAGTTCGCCCTGAAGTCCGGCGAGGAGAGCCTCACCGACTACCAGTTCAACAAGAAGGTCATCCACCACCTGTTCTGCTCCACGTGTGGCGTGCGCTCGTTCGGTCGCGGCACGGGGCCTGACGGCAAGGAGATGCGCGCCATCAACGTGCGCTGCCTGGACAACGTCGATCTGGAGCAGCTGAACGTGATGAAGTACAACGGTCGGGCCAGCTAG
- a CDS encoding serine/threonine protein kinase, giving the protein METFGRYELLRKIAVGGMGAVYLARQKGPVGFQKLLVLKRLLPHLSEDDEFIQMFLDEGRIAAHLNHPNIAQIYDLGDVDGQYFIAMEYVHGEAVGPLGQRAHARKVVIPLGLKCRIIADAAAGLDGAHNARSPSGRKLALIHRDVSPQNVLVGFNGGVKIIDFGVAKASGKVSQTMVGTIKGKHAYMSPEQARGEPLDHRSDVFGLGTVFYELLTLTRLFKRDSEFATLKAVVGAKIVPPSEVVPDVPKALDAIVLKALARKREERFSTAGELQLALEEFLMQQKLHATPAHLAAFMQGMYSEELEEERFAAEPTVIHYDPKLAARLAASAPAAEPKPARPGGGSTPSASPVKGGSSSASASPVPSAQGRSVSSASASPVPSAQGRTVSSASASPVPSRTASASPVPASQGRGPGSGSSASAAPAPASQGRSAGGGSPASASPVPASHAKAAGASKAPAAAPAARPAPAKPARTAAAEDAPPPRRVPPRGGGHGEGER; this is encoded by the coding sequence GTGGAAACCTTCGGCCGCTACGAGCTGCTCCGGAAAATCGCTGTCGGCGGCATGGGCGCCGTCTATCTCGCCCGGCAGAAGGGCCCGGTGGGCTTCCAGAAGTTGCTGGTGCTCAAGCGGCTCCTGCCCCACCTGTCCGAGGACGACGAGTTCATCCAGATGTTCCTCGACGAGGGGCGCATCGCCGCGCACCTCAACCACCCCAACATCGCGCAGATCTACGATTTGGGAGACGTGGACGGGCAGTACTTCATCGCCATGGAGTACGTGCACGGCGAGGCGGTGGGCCCCCTGGGTCAGCGGGCCCATGCGCGCAAGGTGGTCATCCCCCTGGGGCTGAAGTGCCGCATCATCGCGGACGCGGCCGCCGGGCTGGACGGGGCGCACAACGCGCGCAGCCCGTCCGGGCGGAAGCTGGCGCTGATCCACCGGGACGTGTCGCCGCAGAACGTGCTGGTGGGCTTCAACGGCGGCGTCAAGATCATCGACTTCGGGGTGGCCAAGGCGTCCGGGAAGGTGTCCCAGACGATGGTGGGCACCATCAAGGGCAAGCACGCGTACATGTCCCCGGAGCAGGCGCGGGGCGAGCCGTTGGACCACCGCTCGGACGTGTTCGGCCTGGGGACGGTGTTCTACGAATTGCTGACGCTGACGCGCCTGTTCAAGCGGGACTCGGAGTTCGCCACGCTCAAGGCGGTGGTGGGGGCGAAGATTGTCCCGCCGTCCGAGGTGGTGCCGGACGTCCCGAAGGCGCTGGACGCGATTGTGCTCAAGGCGCTGGCGCGCAAGCGCGAGGAGCGCTTCTCCACGGCGGGTGAGCTGCAGCTCGCGCTGGAGGAGTTCCTCATGCAGCAGAAGCTGCACGCCACTCCCGCGCACCTCGCCGCGTTCATGCAGGGCATGTACTCGGAGGAGCTGGAGGAGGAGCGCTTCGCCGCCGAGCCCACCGTCATCCACTACGACCCGAAGCTCGCGGCGCGGCTGGCGGCCAGTGCGCCCGCTGCCGAGCCGAAGCCGGCGCGGCCGGGTGGCGGCTCGACGCCCTCGGCGTCGCCGGTGAAGGGTGGCAGCTCCTCCGCGTCGGCGTCTCCCGTACCTTCCGCGCAGGGCCGGAGTGTTTCCTCCGCGTCGGCGTCACCGGTGCCTTCCGCGCAGGGGCGGACTGTCTCCTCCGCGTCGGCGTCACCGGTGCCCTCCAGGACCGCGTCGGCTTCGCCCGTGCCGGCCTCGCAGGGACGAGGCCCAGGCAGTGGTTCCTCCGCCTCGGCGGCGCCCGCACCGGCCTCGCAGGGCCGGAGCGCAGGGGGCGGTTCCCCTGCATCCGCGTCGCCGGTGCCGGCCTCGCACGCCAAGGCCGCGGGTGCGAGCAAGGCGCCCGCGGCGGCACCCGCGGCAAGGCCCGCGCCGGCAAAGCCCGCCCGGACAGCGGCGGCGGAGGATGCTCCCCCGCCCCGTCGCGTGCCCCCCCGGGGTGGTGGCCACGGCGAGGGCGAGCGGTAG
- a CDS encoding choice-of-anchor D domain-containing protein, which produces MRMGLRGRLLALAFLTTTGVACHEGNETRAVQATAVLDVDVLDFGEVPVGEWREKQVRIRNVGYVPFFALDALGLVGHPSYEVELGEGDGRVLPGESHLVHVRFHPLKEGVAEETVQVATDANQGAQSQVRVMGLGTPTPISVFPPLLDYETLEVESERTLEVTVTNPVDLPLTLVVQGDSPDPFTPDTITIPPFASQKVSTRYLPRALGAMGARLEVRSCEDCTPSVVDLKGNSVANAFAFDPAPVPFDQIPVHERTESFTRARNITWRPVTISKLATSDRAFQPLSKPEGSTVQPGETVEVKMEFAARFSGPNVGDLTVHYASDKERQSQVILDARGGRPTLAVTPVSLDFGELPVGGKVEKVIRITNAGSNGDLRFTGVRSDGASAQFSVDVPTRGTQRYAWTGGTWPTLDSAALTISPGNDALELKVYFEPKAEGVWQATLYVRSDDMFNPERAIVLTGRARASGPCVYELLPQPAMDFGNVVPGRGAVLGFYFRNPGRAECAVKDIHISNDGGGAFFMPGGRLTGGVVVYDTAFSAMVAFRPPAEGTFTGELKMTVNNPAYPTVTLPLRGVSRASCLVATPAYVDFGPIRYDCAAAPRKTYVANRCSEPITVSGAEIGNGTSRQFSLLTPMNAPRELGPGEGFELEVGYARNVHGQHFSPLYLRTDTEADPFLVPLIAETNHEGIQVDRYTQGTDSQLDVLFVISNTTTMAQYQSRLKAAIPGWLQTAKQAGVDVRVGVTSTGLVARGPQCGGGANGGEAGRLFPVNGGNPRVVSGNSPNAALDIQENLDVGLCHNLVQGLETMRAALSAPLSEQTDDPRTAQTNDGNAGFTRAAARMAVVVLADEDDNSGFSPDSYIQFLQTLKGTGMSHRSQLYALVPSDNSCSTAGNEADRFVSVARGTGGQVDSICRSDYRPLLDSVIQRAGALQADFPLTADPTGTAEMTVRVQGQVLPATQWTYDEDRNAVIFNTGAVPTPGQAVEVRYRSVCRAPPSTP; this is translated from the coding sequence ATGAGGATGGGGCTGAGGGGGCGTTTGCTCGCGCTGGCGTTTCTCACCACCACCGGGGTGGCCTGCCACGAGGGGAATGAGACCCGCGCGGTGCAGGCAACGGCGGTGTTGGACGTGGACGTGCTCGACTTCGGCGAGGTGCCGGTGGGCGAGTGGCGGGAGAAGCAGGTACGCATCCGGAACGTTGGCTATGTGCCCTTCTTCGCGCTCGACGCGCTGGGCCTCGTCGGGCACCCCTCCTATGAGGTGGAGCTCGGGGAGGGTGACGGAAGGGTGCTGCCGGGCGAGTCGCACCTGGTGCACGTGCGCTTCCACCCTCTAAAGGAGGGGGTCGCCGAGGAGACGGTGCAGGTGGCGACGGACGCCAACCAGGGCGCGCAGTCGCAGGTGCGCGTCATGGGCCTGGGCACGCCCACGCCCATCAGCGTGTTCCCTCCGCTGCTGGACTACGAGACGCTGGAGGTGGAGAGCGAGCGCACGCTGGAGGTCACCGTCACCAACCCGGTGGACCTGCCGCTGACGCTGGTGGTGCAGGGTGACAGTCCGGACCCCTTCACTCCGGACACCATCACCATTCCGCCCTTCGCCTCGCAGAAGGTGAGCACCCGGTACCTGCCCCGCGCCCTGGGCGCCATGGGCGCGCGCCTCGAGGTCCGCTCGTGCGAGGACTGCACGCCCTCCGTGGTGGACCTGAAGGGCAACTCGGTGGCCAACGCCTTCGCGTTCGACCCGGCGCCGGTGCCGTTCGACCAGATTCCGGTGCACGAGCGCACCGAGTCCTTCACCCGCGCCCGCAACATCACCTGGCGCCCCGTCACCATCTCCAAGCTCGCCACCAGCGACCGCGCCTTCCAGCCGCTGTCCAAGCCGGAGGGCTCCACGGTGCAGCCGGGCGAGACGGTAGAGGTGAAGATGGAGTTCGCCGCCCGCTTCTCCGGCCCCAACGTGGGCGACCTCACCGTGCACTACGCGTCCGACAAGGAGCGGCAGTCGCAGGTGATTCTGGACGCGCGCGGCGGCCGGCCCACGCTGGCGGTGACGCCGGTGTCGCTGGACTTCGGCGAGCTGCCGGTGGGCGGCAAGGTGGAGAAGGTCATCCGCATCACCAACGCGGGCAGCAACGGCGACCTGCGCTTCACGGGCGTGCGCTCCGACGGCGCCAGCGCCCAGTTCAGCGTGGACGTGCCCACGCGCGGCACCCAGCGCTACGCGTGGACTGGCGGCACCTGGCCCACGCTGGACTCGGCCGCCCTGACGATTTCTCCCGGCAACGACGCGCTGGAGCTGAAGGTCTACTTCGAGCCCAAGGCAGAGGGCGTCTGGCAGGCCACGCTCTACGTCCGCTCGGACGACATGTTCAACCCGGAGCGAGCGATTGTCCTCACCGGCCGGGCGCGCGCGAGCGGCCCGTGCGTGTACGAGCTGCTCCCGCAGCCGGCCATGGACTTCGGCAACGTGGTGCCCGGCCGCGGCGCGGTGCTGGGCTTCTACTTCCGCAACCCGGGCCGCGCGGAGTGCGCGGTGAAGGACATCCACATCTCCAATGACGGGGGCGGCGCCTTCTTCATGCCGGGCGGCCGGCTCACCGGCGGCGTCGTGGTCTACGACACGGCCTTCAGCGCCATGGTGGCCTTCCGGCCTCCGGCCGAGGGCACCTTCACGGGCGAGCTGAAGATGACGGTCAACAACCCGGCCTACCCCACGGTGACGCTGCCCCTGAGGGGCGTGTCGCGGGCGAGCTGCCTGGTGGCCACGCCGGCCTACGTGGACTTCGGCCCCATCCGCTATGACTGTGCCGCGGCGCCCCGCAAGACGTACGTGGCCAACCGGTGCAGCGAGCCGATTACCGTGTCCGGCGCGGAGATTGGCAACGGCACCAGCCGCCAGTTCAGCCTGCTGACGCCCATGAATGCGCCGCGCGAGCTGGGGCCGGGCGAGGGCTTCGAGCTGGAGGTGGGCTACGCCCGCAACGTGCACGGCCAGCACTTCAGCCCGCTGTACCTGCGCACCGACACGGAGGCGGACCCCTTCCTCGTCCCGCTGATTGCGGAGACGAACCACGAGGGCATCCAGGTGGACCGCTACACGCAGGGCACCGACAGCCAGCTGGACGTGCTCTTCGTCATCTCCAACACCACCACCATGGCGCAGTACCAGAGCCGCCTGAAGGCGGCGATTCCGGGCTGGCTCCAGACGGCGAAGCAGGCGGGCGTGGACGTGCGCGTGGGCGTCACCAGCACGGGCCTGGTGGCTCGGGGCCCGCAGTGCGGCGGCGGGGCCAACGGCGGTGAGGCCGGTCGCCTCTTCCCGGTGAATGGCGGCAACCCGCGCGTGGTGTCCGGCAACAGCCCCAACGCGGCCCTCGACATCCAGGAGAACCTGGACGTGGGGCTGTGCCACAACCTGGTGCAGGGCCTGGAGACGATGCGCGCGGCGCTGTCCGCCCCGCTGTCCGAGCAGACGGACGACCCGCGCACCGCGCAGACGAACGACGGCAACGCGGGCTTCACCCGCGCGGCGGCCCGCATGGCGGTGGTGGTGCTGGCGGACGAGGACGACAACTCCGGCTTCAGCCCGGACAGCTACATCCAGTTCCTCCAGACGCTGAAGGGCACGGGCATGTCCCACCGCAGCCAGCTCTACGCGCTGGTGCCCTCGGACAACAGCTGCTCCACCGCCGGCAACGAGGCGGACCGCTTCGTCAGCGTGGCGCGCGGCACGGGCGGGCAGGTGGACTCCATCTGCCGCTCGGACTACCGCCCACTGCTGGACTCGGTCATCCAGCGCGCCGGGGCCCTGCAGGCGGACTTCCCGCTCACCGCGGACCCCACCGGCACGGCGGAGATGACGGTGCGGGTCCAGGGCCAGGTCCTGCCCGCCACCCAGTGGACCTATGACGAGGACCGCAACGCCGTCATCTTCAACACGGGCGCGGTGCCCACCCCGGGACAGGCCGTGGAGGTCCGCTACCGCAGCGTGTGCCGGGCCCCGCCGTCCACCCCATGA
- a CDS encoding alpha/beta fold hydrolase encodes MPASFESLTLDAQGLPLRVRQRHASGAPAVLFLHGWLDHSHSFDALTAHLPDDWRLVLMDFRGMGHSGHVGGGGTYHFSDYVLDVEAVRAGLGLDAVHLVGHSLGGIVSLAYAAARPAHVKSAFLIESLGPTAGAPAAALDRLRGFLDDSHRPPNRKPYPSVEAAAARLRENNPSLPESAALHLARHGTEPFEGGVAFTFDPRHRRRFGQSYDEAQWLALQGGVTCPVRLLRATEGLAPDEALLRRRLDALPTLAGPPLMLSGGHHVHMEQPEAVARAVIDFVRGP; translated from the coding sequence GTGCCCGCATCCTTTGAATCCCTCACCCTCGACGCCCAGGGCCTGCCCCTGCGCGTGCGCCAGCGACATGCGTCGGGCGCGCCGGCCGTCCTGTTCCTCCACGGCTGGCTGGACCACTCCCACAGCTTCGACGCCCTCACCGCGCACCTGCCGGACGACTGGCGCCTGGTGCTGATGGACTTCCGGGGCATGGGCCACAGCGGCCACGTGGGCGGCGGAGGCACCTACCACTTCAGCGACTACGTGCTGGACGTGGAGGCCGTGCGCGCCGGCCTGGGGCTGGACGCGGTGCACCTCGTCGGACACTCGCTGGGCGGCATCGTCTCGCTGGCCTACGCCGCCGCGCGCCCCGCACACGTCAAGAGCGCCTTCCTCATCGAGAGCCTGGGCCCCACCGCCGGAGCGCCCGCCGCGGCGTTGGACCGGCTGCGCGGCTTCCTGGACGACTCGCACCGTCCGCCGAATCGCAAGCCCTACCCCAGCGTGGAGGCCGCCGCCGCGCGTCTGCGGGAGAACAATCCCTCCCTGCCCGAGTCCGCCGCGCTCCACCTGGCCCGCCACGGCACCGAGCCCTTCGAGGGAGGCGTGGCCTTCACCTTCGACCCACGCCACCGCCGCCGCTTCGGCCAGTCCTATGACGAGGCGCAGTGGCTGGCCCTGCAAGGCGGCGTCACCTGCCCCGTGCGGCTGCTGCGCGCCACCGAGGGCCTGGCGCCGGACGAGGCCCTGCTGCGCCGCCGCCTGGACGCGCTGCCCACGCTCGCCGGCCCGCCGCTCATGCTTTCCGGGGGACACCACGTCCACATGGAGCAGCCCGAAGCCGTGGCCCGCGCGGTGATCGACTTCGTCCGCGGACCCTGA
- a CDS encoding AAA domain-containing protein produces MARDVSFFDQLGSLLAREREAEKARLAALAESLSLQEREEHGLSVLDLESIEEEVGLGGRFLLTLARADRRPLPTRLHNGDLVAVLPRRSEVKEPARALISRATSTRIQLAFDRSPPPYVHEGLLRLDVVPNDVTYDRLRAGLQRIKAMDKGVERRKREVVLGNEPPRFDKPREFEPTRPLNPEQQDATARALAAEDFFLVHGPPGTGKSTVLAEVAAQAVASGQRLLCTAASNAAVDHLLDLCLEKGLRAIRVGHPARVAARLQEHTLDIVVEDHPDRVVSRDLFEEAYSLLGYARRQRTQGRSRERFANARASSSEAKGMLDEARALEKKAVRAVLARADVVCVTLASLGSSVLANEEFDLALLDEATQATEPLALLGFLRAPKVILAGDPQQLPPTVLSQEAAKAGLGVSLFERLLKDHGEGVKRMLREQYRMNARIMDFPSREMYAGELRAHPSVADRTLADVLTPAAEVDAPPVLYLDTAGKGFDEEVEPTTRSLFNDGEAGLIVARVKALLALGLSPRELAVITPYSAQAHRLRERVEALHPDVEVDTVDAFQGREKDAILVSLTRSNGEGQLGFLTDLRRMNVALTRARRHLFVVGDSATLSGHPFYARFIEGTQATGDYRSAWEWPDAMEE; encoded by the coding sequence ATGGCCCGTGACGTCTCCTTCTTCGACCAGCTCGGCTCGCTCCTCGCCCGGGAGCGCGAGGCCGAGAAAGCCCGCCTGGCCGCCCTCGCCGAGAGCCTCTCGCTGCAGGAGCGCGAGGAGCATGGCCTCTCCGTCCTGGACCTCGAGTCCATCGAGGAGGAGGTGGGCCTCGGGGGCCGCTTCCTGCTCACCCTGGCCCGCGCCGACCGCCGGCCCCTGCCCACGCGCCTGCACAACGGGGACCTCGTCGCCGTCCTCCCCCGCCGCTCCGAGGTGAAGGAGCCCGCCCGCGCCCTCATCTCCCGCGCCACCTCCACCCGCATCCAGCTCGCGTTCGACCGCTCGCCCCCGCCCTACGTCCATGAGGGACTCCTGCGCCTGGACGTCGTCCCCAACGACGTCACCTACGACAGGCTCCGCGCCGGCCTCCAGCGCATCAAGGCGATGGACAAGGGCGTCGAGCGCCGCAAGCGCGAGGTGGTGCTGGGCAACGAGCCCCCGCGCTTCGACAAGCCCCGCGAGTTCGAGCCCACCCGCCCCCTCAACCCCGAGCAGCAGGACGCCACCGCCCGCGCGCTGGCCGCCGAGGACTTCTTCCTCGTCCACGGCCCGCCGGGCACCGGCAAGTCCACCGTGCTCGCCGAAGTGGCCGCCCAGGCCGTCGCGAGCGGACAGCGCCTGCTGTGCACCGCCGCCAGCAACGCCGCCGTGGACCACCTGCTGGACCTCTGCCTGGAGAAGGGCCTGCGCGCCATCCGCGTGGGCCACCCCGCCCGCGTCGCCGCGCGCCTCCAGGAGCACACGCTGGACATCGTCGTCGAGGACCACCCGGACCGCGTCGTCTCGAGAGACCTCTTCGAGGAGGCCTACTCCCTGCTCGGCTACGCGCGCCGCCAGCGCACGCAGGGGCGCAGCCGCGAGCGCTTCGCCAACGCCCGCGCCTCCTCCTCCGAGGCCAAGGGCATGCTGGACGAGGCCCGCGCCCTGGAGAAGAAGGCCGTGCGCGCCGTGCTGGCCCGCGCCGACGTCGTCTGCGTCACGCTCGCCAGCCTGGGCTCCAGCGTGCTCGCCAACGAGGAGTTCGACCTGGCCCTGCTGGACGAAGCCACCCAGGCCACCGAGCCGCTCGCCCTGCTCGGCTTCCTGCGCGCGCCGAAGGTCATCCTCGCGGGAGACCCGCAGCAGCTTCCCCCCACCGTCCTCTCGCAGGAGGCCGCGAAGGCCGGCCTCGGGGTGAGCCTCTTCGAGCGCCTGCTCAAGGACCATGGCGAGGGCGTCAAGCGCATGCTGCGCGAGCAGTACCGGATGAACGCGCGCATCATGGACTTCCCCTCGCGCGAGATGTACGCGGGCGAATTGCGCGCCCACCCCTCCGTGGCGGACCGCACGCTGGCGGACGTCCTCACCCCGGCCGCCGAGGTGGATGCCCCGCCCGTCCTCTACCTCGACACCGCCGGCAAGGGCTTCGACGAGGAGGTGGAGCCCACCACCCGCAGCCTCTTCAACGACGGCGAGGCCGGCCTCATCGTCGCCCGCGTGAAGGCCCTGCTCGCCCTGGGCCTGTCACCACGAGAGCTGGCTGTGATTACGCCCTACAGCGCCCAGGCCCACCGGCTCCGCGAGCGCGTGGAGGCGCTCCACCCCGACGTGGAGGTGGACACCGTGGACGCCTTCCAGGGCCGGGAGAAGGACGCCATCCTCGTCTCCCTCACCCGCTCCAACGGCGAGGGGCAGCTCGGCTTCCTCACCGACCTGCGCCGCATGAACGTGGCCCTCACCCGCGCCCGACGCCACCTCTTCGTGGTGGGCGACTCCGCCACCTTGAGCGGCCACCCCTTCTACGCGCGCTTCATCGAGGGCACCCAGGCCACCGGGGACTACCGCTCCGCCTGGGAGTGGCCCGACGCGATGGAGGAGTGA